One genomic region from bacterium encodes:
- a CDS encoding YifB family Mg chelatase-like AAA ATPase — MHAKVISAGLLGIDAYKVEVEVDAGRGVQNLFAVVGLPDAAVKESRDRVQAALKNSGLPVGWRKWTVNLAPADIRKEGPSFDLPIALGMLAADEKLEFARDGDYLVVGELALDGAVRPVRGALPVAVCARDLGCRGVVVPAANANEAAVVEGVDVIPVESLKEAAEFLAGDGDVAPRRVDLGATFDTARVYVADFADVKGQEHAKRALEVAAAGGHNVLMLGPPGSGKTMLAKRLPTIIPDMSLEEALETTKVHSVAGLLPKERALVAARPFRSPHHTVSEAGLVGGGSIPRPGEVSLAHNGVLFLDELPEFRRPALEVLRQPLEDGVVTISRAKMSLSFPSRFMLAAAMNPCPCGWLGSPSRRCRCSHHQIANYLNRISGPLLDRIDIHLEVPAVRYKELTDERRGEPSALIRERVNRAREVQRRRFAGRNIHCNAQMTTREVERWCRPDDEGENLIRTAIEKLGLTARAYHRVLKLARTIADLAGDEALAAGHVSEAIQYRTLDRQAWS, encoded by the coding sequence ATGCACGCCAAAGTCATTTCAGCGGGCCTGTTAGGCATCGACGCTTATAAAGTGGAGGTGGAGGTGGACGCGGGCCGCGGCGTCCAGAACCTCTTCGCCGTCGTCGGCCTGCCGGACGCCGCGGTCAAAGAGTCCCGCGACCGCGTCCAGGCCGCGCTCAAGAACTCGGGCCTCCCCGTGGGCTGGAGGAAGTGGACCGTGAACCTCGCGCCCGCCGACATCCGCAAAGAGGGCCCCTCCTTCGACCTGCCCATCGCGCTGGGGATGCTCGCCGCCGACGAGAAGCTGGAGTTCGCCCGCGACGGCGACTACCTGGTGGTGGGGGAGCTGGCGCTGGACGGCGCGGTCAGGCCGGTGCGGGGGGCGCTGCCGGTCGCGGTGTGCGCCCGTGATTTGGGGTGCCGCGGCGTGGTGGTCCCGGCGGCCAACGCCAACGAGGCCGCGGTGGTGGAGGGCGTCGACGTCATACCGGTCGAGTCGCTCAAGGAAGCGGCGGAGTTCCTGGCCGGCGACGGCGACGTAGCGCCGCGGCGGGTGGACCTGGGTGCGACTTTCGACACCGCCCGGGTGTACGTGGCCGACTTCGCGGACGTCAAGGGCCAGGAGCACGCCAAGCGCGCGTTGGAGGTGGCCGCGGCCGGGGGCCACAACGTCCTGATGCTCGGGCCGCCCGGCTCCGGCAAGACCATGCTCGCGAAGCGCCTCCCGACGATAATACCGGATATGTCGCTGGAGGAGGCGCTCGAGACGACGAAGGTCCACTCCGTCGCGGGCTTGCTGCCCAAGGAGCGGGCGCTGGTCGCGGCCCGGCCGTTCCGCTCGCCGCACCACACCGTGTCCGAGGCGGGGTTGGTGGGAGGCGGCTCCATCCCCCGGCCGGGGGAGGTCTCGCTGGCGCACAACGGCGTACTATTCCTGGACGAGCTGCCCGAGTTTCGGCGGCCCGCGCTGGAAGTCCTGCGCCAGCCGCTGGAGGACGGCGTCGTCACGATATCGCGGGCCAAGATGTCGCTGTCGTTCCCGTCGCGCTTCATGCTGGCGGCGGCGATGAACCCGTGCCCGTGCGGTTGGCTGGGCTCGCCGTCGCGGCGGTGCCGCTGCTCGCACCACCAAATCGCAAACTACCTCAACCGCATATCGGGGCCGCTGCTGGACCGCATCGACATCCACCTCGAAGTCCCGGCGGTGCGCTACAAGGAGCTGACCGACGAGCGGCGGGGCGAACCTTCGGCGCTGATAAGGGAGCGCGTCAACCGCGCGCGGGAGGTCCAGCGGCGGCGCTTCGCGGGCCGGAACATCCACTGCAACGCGCAGATGACGACGCGCGAAGTCGAACGCTGGTGCCGGCCCGACGACGAGGGCGAGAACTTGATACGCACCGCCATAGAGAAGCTGGGCCTGACGGCGCGGGCGTACCATCGCGTCCTCAAGCTCGCGCGCACCATCGCGGACCTCGCCGGCGACGAGGCGCTGGCGGCGGGCCACGTCTCGGAGGCCATCCAGTACCGCACCCTCGACCGCCAGGCGTGGTCCTAA
- a CDS encoding PfkB family carbohydrate kinase, giving the protein MRLPWTPPRDKEFDVVGMGCAAMDVVAVVERLPALDEKIHALEMDRHGGGPVGTALAVVARMGFKAAFAGQVGDDFAGEFIIDEFRRAGVDLRGEVVHPHTQSQISLVLVDKATGKRTVVSGRGELADATCDRLRHEMSRKGKILHVDGYDMDAAICFADECKMAGGAVVYDAGSVKEGSLEMLARADVAVVSRAFAEKMFGHRDWEAACRALLETGPSYTGVTLGEQGAAGLDGEEFFEVPAFPVDPVVDTTGAGDVFHGALDVAVLKGWDFRTCMTFASAVAAMKCRRLGGRAGIPTFDEATAFLKDAGGGFRRGLNDG; this is encoded by the coding sequence ATGAGGCTTCCGTGGACGCCGCCCCGCGACAAGGAATTCGACGTGGTCGGAATGGGCTGCGCGGCGATGGACGTCGTCGCCGTCGTGGAGCGGCTGCCGGCGCTGGACGAGAAAATCCACGCGCTGGAGATGGACCGCCACGGCGGCGGCCCGGTCGGGACGGCCCTTGCCGTCGTGGCGCGGATGGGTTTTAAGGCCGCGTTCGCCGGCCAGGTGGGCGACGACTTCGCCGGCGAGTTCATAATAGACGAGTTCAGGCGCGCCGGCGTCGACCTGCGCGGCGAAGTCGTGCATCCGCACACGCAATCGCAGATCTCCCTCGTGCTCGTGGATAAGGCGACCGGGAAGCGCACCGTCGTCTCGGGCCGGGGCGAGCTCGCCGACGCGACGTGCGACCGCCTCCGCCACGAAATGTCCCGCAAAGGCAAAATCCTCCACGTCGACGGCTACGATATGGACGCGGCCATCTGCTTCGCCGACGAGTGTAAGATGGCGGGGGGCGCGGTGGTCTACGACGCCGGCTCCGTCAAGGAGGGCTCGCTCGAGATGCTGGCTCGAGCCGACGTCGCCGTCGTGAGCCGCGCCTTCGCCGAGAAGATGTTCGGCCACCGCGACTGGGAGGCGGCGTGCCGCGCCCTGCTCGAGACGGGCCCCTCCTACACCGGCGTGACGCTAGGCGAGCAGGGCGCCGCCGGCCTGGACGGCGAGGAGTTCTTCGAGGTCCCGGCCTTTCCGGTGGACCCGGTGGTCGATACCACCGGCGCGGGCGACGTCTTCCACGGCGCGCTGGACGTCGCCGTCCTCAAGGGTTGGGACTTCCGAACCTGCATGACCTTCGCCTCGGCGGTGGCGGCGATGAAGTGCCGCCGGCTGGGCGGCCGCGCCGGCATCCCGACCTTCGACGAAGCGACGGCGTTTCTTAAGGACGCGGGTGGCGGTTTTAGACGAGGGTTGAACGACGGATAA
- a CDS encoding 6-bladed beta-propeller, whose translation MKRLATLGCVSLLLLTATALGDWLYKGQWGTRGSGAGEFQIPFGVACSSLGFVYVADSTNNRIQYFSENGSYRGSWGTPGSGSGQFVEPVGVAVAPDTNVYVTDRRNHRVQYFTATGSYIGRWGSSGSGNGYFNYPGGIAVASDGRVYVADTNNHRIQYFTAAGSYLGLWGTWGTGASEFANPTGVAVAPDTNIYVADTFNDRVQYFNRSGDFLGKWGRKGSGEGEFDRPLSVTVAANGFVFVVDSGNNRVQYFTPDGKKVGGEWGKFGNGNGEFNSPADISISAAWAYVSDRNNDRVQYFEDTEYAVHPASLGRVKALFE comes from the coding sequence ATGAAACGTTTAGCGACGTTAGGATGTGTATCGTTATTATTATTGACGGCAACGGCCTTGGGCGATTGGCTGTATAAAGGCCAGTGGGGAACGCGCGGTTCAGGCGCCGGCGAATTCCAAATCCCTTTCGGCGTCGCGTGCTCGAGCCTCGGGTTCGTGTACGTTGCGGATTCCACGAACAACCGCATCCAGTATTTTTCGGAAAACGGTTCTTACCGGGGTTCTTGGGGCACGCCCGGGTCCGGCAGCGGCCAATTCGTCGAACCGGTGGGCGTCGCGGTGGCTCCTGATACCAACGTATACGTGACGGACCGACGCAACCACCGCGTGCAGTACTTTACGGCTACCGGCTCCTACATCGGGAGATGGGGCTCGTCGGGCTCCGGGAACGGCTACTTCAACTACCCGGGAGGAATCGCCGTCGCGTCCGACGGCAGGGTGTACGTCGCCGACACCAACAACCACCGCATCCAGTACTTTACCGCCGCCGGCTCCTACCTCGGCCTATGGGGTACATGGGGAACCGGCGCGAGCGAATTTGCCAACCCCACAGGCGTAGCGGTTGCCCCCGATACCAACATCTACGTGGCCGACACCTTCAACGACCGCGTCCAATACTTCAACCGCAGCGGCGACTTCCTCGGTAAATGGGGAAGGAAAGGGTCGGGAGAGGGCGAATTCGATAGGCCCTTGAGCGTTACGGTCGCGGCCAACGGCTTCGTCTTCGTAGTCGACAGCGGCAATAATCGCGTCCAATACTTCACCCCCGACGGCAAAAAGGTCGGCGGCGAATGGGGCAAGTTTGGAAACGGGAACGGCGAGTTTAACAGCCCGGCCGATATATCCATATCGGCCGCCTGGGCCTACGTCTCCGACCGGAACAACGACCGCGTCCAATATTTCGAGGATACGGAATACGCCGTCCACCCCGCCTCCTTGGGGCGGGTCAAAGCCCTGTTCGAATGA
- a CDS encoding 6-bladed beta-propeller produces the protein MMKRYVSLLVIASTIVLTAAFAAYEYEGYFGSFGKGDGLFFYPSGVTAEAGYEGNFYVADTNNHRIQYFQVSSTGSTASFVREWGSFGSEKRQFNYPSGIALAGDIGYVYVADRSNHRIQYFDKNGSFLGMWGSYGSTKGLFKNPCGVAVTADGYVYVADTSNDRIQYFTANGSFLGQWGKAGAGNGEFRDPRGVAAASSARIYVADTGNNRIQYFTRRGSFIGAWGRLGSPPSGFDFPAGVACSPDNIGHVFVADTKNDVVQQFDGVGSFIGSWGRTGTAVSSFNYPLGIAVAGWYKYPGHRVFVADAHNNRIQWFKRDEIAVTPASLGRVKALFR, from the coding sequence ATGATGAAACGTTACGTTTCACTCTTAGTTATCGCGTCAACGATAGTGCTAACCGCAGCCTTCGCCGCCTACGAATACGAAGGTTACTTCGGCTCATTCGGTAAAGGCGACGGCCTATTCTTTTACCCAAGCGGCGTAACCGCCGAAGCGGGATACGAAGGGAACTTCTACGTCGCCGACACCAACAACCACCGCATCCAGTACTTCCAGGTCTCGAGCACGGGTTCTACCGCCTCCTTCGTACGCGAGTGGGGTTCCTTCGGCTCGGAGAAAAGGCAGTTCAATTATCCCAGCGGGATAGCGCTCGCGGGCGATATCGGTTACGTATATGTAGCCGACCGGTCCAACCACCGCATCCAGTACTTTGACAAGAACGGTTCTTTTTTGGGGATGTGGGGTTCGTACGGGTCCACCAAGGGGCTATTTAAAAACCCCTGCGGCGTGGCGGTAACGGCCGACGGTTACGTATACGTCGCCGACACCTCCAACGACCGCATACAGTACTTTACGGCCAACGGGTCCTTCCTCGGCCAATGGGGTAAGGCCGGCGCCGGCAACGGCGAATTTCGGGACCCCAGAGGGGTAGCCGCGGCCTCCAGCGCCCGCATCTACGTCGCCGACACGGGCAACAACCGGATTCAATACTTCACCCGAAGAGGTTCCTTCATAGGGGCATGGGGTAGACTGGGTAGCCCGCCGTCCGGATTCGATTTCCCGGCGGGCGTCGCCTGCTCGCCGGACAACATCGGCCACGTCTTCGTCGCGGATACCAAGAACGACGTCGTCCAGCAATTCGACGGGGTCGGTTCGTTTATCGGTTCATGGGGAAGAACCGGGACGGCCGTGAGCTCGTTTAATTACCCGCTCGGTATTGCGGTTGCGGGCTGGTACAAGTATCCCGGCCACCGCGTCTTCGTGGCCGACGCCCACAACAACCGCATACAGTGGTTCAAACGGGACGAAATCGCCGTAACCCCCGCGTCGTTGGGGCGCGTTAAAGCGCTGTTCCGCTAA
- a CDS encoding FlgD immunoglobulin-like domain containing protein → MKFSKFFLLYSSLLAAAFGVGGAAAGDYDLNLHTYPNPFLAGYLYDNKVYVQVAFNVPSGGTASIYIYDFEGNRVRTLVEGIKKSPGEREEEWDGRGDNDNLVAPGPYVIVLELTIQGELYRDTFVAVAHR, encoded by the coding sequence GTGAAATTTAGCAAGTTTTTCTTATTGTACTCTTCCCTACTCGCCGCGGCGTTTGGCGTCGGCGGCGCCGCCGCCGGCGATTACGATTTAAACCTCCATACTTACCCGAACCCGTTCCTCGCCGGCTACCTTTACGACAATAAGGTATACGTCCAAGTCGCGTTCAATGTCCCCTCCGGCGGGACGGCCTCTATTTATATATACGACTTCGAAGGGAACCGCGTACGCACGTTAGTCGAAGGCATTAAGAAATCGCCCGGAGAGCGCGAGGAAGAATGGGACGGCCGCGGCGATAACGACAATTTGGTGGCGCCCGGGCCGTACGTTATCGTCCTCGAGCTCACTATCCAAGGCGAGTTGTACCGCGACACCTTCGTCGCCGTAGCCCATAGGTAA
- a CDS encoding tetratricopeptide repeat protein: MPLVLKNLRIALTLACCAAGAAGAANRLAFADARAEALAKGPALAAGFYSLGTNPATLVDLPSLQFGFTHKALAAPHSSSEIVGGGVPLGKYGTFAGGFGTVLVNDVEQYDVNNDPLGTFLYHDDRLSLAYAVRAFRWLAVGATLNYDRHKADPVGDYDYQTLGGDVGTYVRTPEVGGGPFTLGVSAENLLAASRATVTGDYREPLRVNLGAAWARYFGDHRLTLAVSGPAEEPVDIGVGVEVLISSMFAARGGVLGSRPERGSTTVHPNGGLGFNTDLFSFDYCYLNRELGGYHYLSFSVNPGRESRTSEEKRRQLEEWLAEGLAYFDAGNYERAAQRFAAVLNWDPGNEIAREHRVKAEYYVNLAEGDKYLKTQDWKQARRAFDSALVLVPDDFLATEYLERVDKLEAEEAARVAEEKRVAEKLSQAQATNDRGAYLEAIQLCEEILAAYPDNEEAADLLENARRLLAVRIAKLPPEEQPEVGTEPEVKTSLIPAEAVKRYRQGNALLSQGALGQAITVLADVVNEYPTYGAARAKLAEAYLYQGLDLYSKGSSLAALKAWKRALAIDPTNAKAKRYIAKVEAEVK; encoded by the coding sequence ATGCCGCTAGTCTTAAAAAACCTCCGGATAGCTTTAACGTTGGCTTGCTGTGCCGCGGGGGCCGCCGGCGCCGCCAACCGCCTGGCCTTCGCCGACGCGCGAGCTGAAGCGCTGGCAAAAGGGCCGGCGCTCGCAGCAGGCTTTTACTCGTTGGGAACGAACCCGGCCACGCTCGTCGACCTCCCGTCGCTGCAATTCGGTTTTACCCACAAGGCCCTCGCCGCGCCCCACAGTTCGTCGGAGATAGTCGGCGGCGGCGTCCCGCTGGGTAAATACGGCACTTTCGCCGGCGGGTTCGGGACCGTCCTGGTAAACGACGTCGAGCAGTACGACGTCAATAATGACCCCCTCGGTACTTTTCTATACCACGACGACCGCCTGTCCCTGGCCTACGCCGTCCGCGCGTTCCGTTGGCTGGCGGTAGGCGCCACGCTCAACTACGACCGCCACAAAGCCGACCCCGTAGGCGATTACGACTACCAGACGCTCGGCGGCGACGTCGGTACGTACGTCCGGACGCCCGAGGTCGGCGGCGGGCCGTTTACGCTGGGGGTCTCGGCCGAAAACCTGCTCGCCGCGTCGAGGGCAACCGTCACCGGCGATTACCGCGAGCCGTTGCGCGTAAACTTGGGCGCCGCGTGGGCGCGTTACTTCGGAGACCACCGCTTGACGCTCGCCGTCTCGGGCCCGGCCGAAGAGCCGGTCGACATAGGCGTCGGCGTCGAGGTGTTAATTTCGTCGATGTTCGCCGCGCGGGGCGGCGTCCTGGGCTCGCGGCCCGAACGGGGCTCCACCACCGTCCATCCCAACGGCGGCCTCGGCTTCAACACCGATTTGTTCTCTTTCGACTACTGCTACCTCAACCGCGAACTGGGCGGTTACCACTACCTGTCGTTTTCGGTGAACCCGGGCCGGGAATCCCGCACGTCGGAGGAAAAACGCCGCCAGCTCGAAGAATGGCTCGCCGAAGGGTTGGCCTATTTCGACGCCGGCAACTACGAGCGGGCGGCCCAACGCTTCGCCGCGGTCTTGAATTGGGACCCGGGCAACGAAATCGCCCGCGAACACCGCGTTAAGGCCGAGTACTACGTAAATCTCGCCGAGGGCGACAAGTACCTCAAAACCCAGGATTGGAAACAGGCTCGCCGCGCCTTCGACAGCGCCTTAGTTCTGGTGCCCGACGACTTTTTGGCCACCGAATACCTCGAGCGGGTGGACAAACTCGAAGCCGAAGAGGCGGCCCGCGTAGCGGAAGAAAAACGCGTCGCCGAAAAACTCTCCCAGGCCCAAGCGACGAACGACCGCGGCGCCTACCTCGAAGCGATTCAATTATGCGAAGAAATCCTCGCGGCCTACCCGGATAACGAGGAGGCCGCGGACCTCCTCGAAAACGCCCGGCGCCTCCTGGCCGTTCGGATAGCCAAGCTCCCCCCGGAGGAACAACCCGAGGTCGGAACCGAGCCCGAGGTGAAGACGTCCTTAATCCCGGCCGAAGCGGTGAAGCGCTATCGCCAAGGGAACGCGCTGCTCTCGCAGGGCGCCCTGGGCCAGGCGATCACGGTACTCGCCGACGTCGTAAACGAATACCCGACGTACGGCGCGGCGCGCGCCAAATTGGCCGAGGCGTACCTCTACCAAGGGCTCGACCTTTACTCGAAGGGGTCGTCGCTGGCGGCGCTCAAAGCCTGGAAGCGCGCCCTCGCTATTGACCCCACAAACGCGAAAGCTAAACGTTACATCGCCAAAGTCGAGGCCGAGGTCAAATAG
- a CDS encoding SMP-30/gluconolactonase/LRE family protein, which yields MRRDIIWRISGALAITAAAIIAAACEDTPTEPEPTGPQFVGKWGTEGSGNGEFEEPHDVAVAADGTVYVTDPGNHRVQYFTASGSFLGKWGGSGNANGEFAEPSGIAVAPDGKVYVADGSLSRVQYFTSSGSFLGKWGSFGEKFGEFRFPDGVAVSDDGRVYVTDTGNHRIQFFSPTGDFLGGRGFPNPGSDDGFFDSPSDVALAPGGTVYVADCYNHRIQYFSNDMRFFRGKWGTEGEGDRQFKYPRSVTIPPDGSVYVSESYRVQFFAEGGAFLGKWGTKGSGNGEFNRARGTAVSPSGLFYVADSANHRVQYFK from the coding sequence ATGAGACGCGATATAATTTGGCGTATTTCCGGCGCTTTGGCAATAACCGCGGCCGCGATAATTGCCGCGGCCTGCGAAGATACCCCCACCGAACCCGAGCCGACGGGGCCCCAGTTCGTCGGTAAGTGGGGAACCGAAGGTTCCGGTAACGGCGAATTCGAAGAACCCCACGACGTCGCGGTGGCGGCCGACGGGACGGTGTACGTCACGGACCCTGGCAACCATCGCGTTCAGTACTTCACGGCCTCGGGCTCCTTTCTGGGCAAGTGGGGCGGCAGCGGCAACGCGAACGGCGAATTCGCGGAGCCGAGCGGCATCGCCGTCGCGCCGGACGGCAAGGTTTACGTAGCCGATGGGTCTCTCTCCCGGGTGCAGTACTTCACCTCGAGCGGGAGCTTCCTCGGCAAGTGGGGCTCTTTCGGCGAAAAATTCGGCGAATTCAGGTTCCCCGACGGCGTCGCCGTAAGCGACGACGGTAGGGTTTACGTAACGGACACCGGCAATCACCGGATACAGTTCTTCTCGCCGACGGGTGATTTCCTGGGGGGCAGGGGTTTTCCTAATCCGGGCAGCGACGACGGTTTCTTCGATTCTCCCAGCGACGTGGCGCTTGCGCCCGGCGGCACCGTATACGTCGCCGATTGTTACAACCACCGCATCCAGTATTTCTCGAACGACATGCGCTTCTTCCGGGGCAAGTGGGGTACGGAGGGCGAGGGCGACCGCCAGTTCAAGTATCCCCGTAGTGTAACCATTCCGCCGGACGGGTCCGTCTACGTCTCCGAGAGCTACCGCGTACAATTTTTCGCGGAGGGAGGCGCTTTCCTGGGCAAGTGGGGTACTAAAGGGTCCGGCAACGGCGAGTTCAACCGGGCGAGGGGGACGGCCGTGTCGCCCAGCGGTTTGTTTTACGTCGCGGATTCCGCCAACCACCGGGTGCAGTACTTTAAGTGA
- a CDS encoding 6-bladed beta-propeller translates to MKTARWLFTCAAFGAAAAFLPCACEETPTEEPAWEPPRFLGLWGTEGTGDGEFLAPTGAAVAPGGTVYVADFSRHDVQYFTAAGSFLGRWGEYGDGDGEFQHPWGLAAASDGTVYVADSHNHRVQYFTADGNFLGKWGKAGGGDGRFDTPTGIAAAPNGNVYVVEAGETGRVQYFTPTGSFLGKWTGPEGGGLVGATYLAFAPGGNVVYVADAGNDRIQFFTAAGAPLGGWGAEGLGPGEFRRPSGVAVEPGGRVYVTDTANDRVQVFSPKGDFLGKWGGRGTNDRQFYGPGGVTAARDGTVYVVDRGNDRVAYYR, encoded by the coding sequence GTGAAGACGGCCAGGTGGTTGTTTACGTGCGCGGCCTTCGGCGCCGCGGCCGCGTTTCTCCCGTGCGCGTGCGAGGAGACGCCGACGGAGGAGCCGGCGTGGGAGCCGCCCCGGTTCCTCGGCCTGTGGGGTACCGAGGGTACCGGCGACGGCGAGTTCCTGGCGCCCACCGGCGCCGCGGTGGCGCCGGGCGGGACCGTATACGTCGCCGATTTTTCGCGCCACGACGTCCAGTATTTCACCGCGGCGGGGAGTTTCCTGGGCCGCTGGGGCGAATACGGCGACGGCGACGGCGAGTTCCAGCATCCGTGGGGTCTGGCCGCGGCGAGCGACGGTACCGTCTACGTGGCCGACAGCCACAACCACCGCGTACAATATTTTACGGCTGACGGGAATTTCCTCGGCAAATGGGGCAAGGCCGGCGGCGGCGACGGCCGGTTCGACACCCCCACCGGGATTGCCGCCGCGCCTAACGGGAACGTATACGTCGTCGAGGCGGGGGAGACGGGCCGCGTCCAATACTTCACACCCACGGGAAGTTTTTTGGGGAAATGGACCGGCCCCGAAGGCGGCGGCCTGGTGGGCGCGACGTACCTGGCGTTCGCGCCGGGCGGTAACGTCGTCTACGTGGCCGACGCCGGCAACGACCGCATACAGTTCTTCACCGCCGCCGGCGCCCCGCTAGGCGGATGGGGCGCGGAAGGGTTAGGCCCGGGCGAGTTCCGGCGGCCCAGCGGCGTCGCCGTCGAGCCCGGCGGTCGCGTCTACGTTACCGACACCGCCAACGACCGCGTTCAGGTATTCTCGCCCAAGGGAGATTTCCTGGGCAAATGGGGCGGCCGGGGGACGAACGACCGCCAGTTCTACGGCCCGGGCGGGGTCACCGCGGCTCGCGACGGGACCGTCTACGTCGTGGACCGCGGCAACGACCGGGTGGCGTATTATCGGTAG
- a CDS encoding carbamate kinase, with protein MAKAFDGYELACRGPTVVALGGNAVIKKGQRGDIYEQFANTRASLEPLVPLIAAGAPLVLTHGNGPQVGDLLLMAEAARGEVPELPLGVLVADSQGQMGYMFQQSLKNRLILGGIGRDVVTVLTQVAVARDDDRLRRFTKPIGPFFDRATAEQRMADKGVVLKEDAGRGWRRVVPSPTPLAIVEIEVIRALLKDGDVVIACGGGGIPVYYEEDGRLEGVDAVVDKDLASAVLARDLDARVFVSATSVEQVFLDFNKPGQQALDVVTSAEAKRYLDEGHFGEGSMRPKVAAIIAFLAGGGELGVVTTPELVPAALRGEAGTRFVP; from the coding sequence ATGGCTAAGGCGTTTGACGGTTACGAGTTGGCTTGCCGCGGCCCGACGGTGGTGGCGCTGGGGGGGAACGCCGTCATTAAGAAGGGCCAGCGCGGCGACATATACGAGCAGTTCGCCAACACCCGGGCGTCGCTCGAGCCGCTCGTGCCGCTCATCGCCGCGGGGGCGCCGCTCGTTTTAACCCACGGCAACGGCCCCCAGGTGGGGGACCTCTTGTTGATGGCGGAGGCCGCGCGGGGCGAAGTCCCGGAGCTGCCGCTGGGCGTTCTGGTCGCCGACAGCCAGGGCCAGATGGGATACATGTTTCAGCAGTCGCTCAAGAACCGCCTCATCCTCGGCGGCATAGGCCGCGACGTCGTTACGGTCCTGACGCAGGTCGCCGTGGCGCGCGACGACGACCGGCTGCGGCGCTTTACCAAACCCATAGGCCCGTTCTTCGACCGGGCGACGGCGGAACAGCGAATGGCCGACAAGGGCGTAGTTCTGAAAGAGGACGCGGGCCGCGGTTGGCGGCGCGTCGTACCGTCGCCCACGCCCCTGGCCATCGTCGAAATAGAGGTAATCCGCGCGCTACTCAAAGACGGCGACGTCGTTATTGCCTGCGGCGGCGGCGGCATACCGGTGTACTACGAAGAGGACGGCCGGCTGGAGGGCGTCGACGCCGTAGTGGACAAGGACCTGGCCTCCGCGGTCCTGGCCCGCGACCTGGACGCCCGGGTTTTCGTATCGGCAACCTCGGTTGAGCAAGTATTCTTGGACTTCAACAAGCCGGGGCAGCAAGCGCTCGACGTCGTAACTTCGGCCGAGGCGAAAAGGTATTTGGACGAAGGGCACTTCGGCGAGGGTTCGATGCGGCCCAAGGTGGCGGCTATCATCGCCTTTCTTGCGGGCGGCGGCGAACTGGGCGTCGTCACCACGCCCGAGCTCGTGCCGGCCGCGCTGCGGGGCGAAGCGGGGACGAGGTTCGTACCGTAA